The Scylla paramamosain isolate STU-SP2022 chromosome 39, ASM3559412v1, whole genome shotgun sequence genome includes a window with the following:
- the LOC135092225 gene encoding uncharacterized protein LOC135092225: MMTRYQLLLALLYFFVLLVILPVFCSDKIYSLFYQEDPLRNQEVEVVKREHRRRGVKEYLQETDEHESLSFHRSLFKEPLDNLIVVIAKQPQHEEDKLLSQSVTEVDRNIRFQRLYHNGLVICNASRTSFEELRQLSDFYPVVQAENTTTWKLFNKEETIRHDFMDCIRQGQRLAKFKYLTLIRDVMVPYSGFLETLNQLLNLRLTHETVRGELVERGTPWLFLHLHEPVPLRQYDLSGECLWELLLLAITGGLLFYTVFRYLEGPSLPVFMRITYTFYGALYFVTFAVVVGRPYITELRRFAACFYRVYDPPEPIHFSAITFPSSSLQPLLQQLSTLRCSLYSPFHEALDHMVNTLECPGFVASPSFVSYAVRNPVPS; this comes from the coding sequence ATGATGACGCGCTACCAACTCCTACTAGCCTTGCTCTACTTCTTCGTGTTATTAGTAATCCTTCCCGTGTTCTGCAGTGATAAGATCTACTCCCTCTTCTACCAAGAGGACCCTTTAAGGAAccaagaggtggaggtggtgaagagGGAACACCGAAGGAGGGGTGTGAAGGAGTACCTGCAGGAGACTGACGAGCATGAATCCCTCTCTTTCCACCGCTCACTCTTTAAGGAACCTCTAGACAACCTCATCGTGGTGATCGCCAAGCAGCCGCAACACGAGGAGGACAAGTTACTCTCGCAGTCGGTGACGGAGGTGGACAGAAACATACGCTTCCAACGGCTTTACCACAACGGCCTGGTGATTTGTAACGCCTCCAGGACGTCGTTTGAGGAGCTGCGGCAGTTGTCTGATTTCTATCCTGTGGTGCAGGCGGAGAACACAACCACATGGAAGTTATTCAACAAGGAGGAAACGATCCGACATGATTTCATGGACTGCATCAGGCAGGGGCAGCGGCTGGCAAAGTTCAAATACCTGACTCTGATCAGGGACGTGATGGTGCCTTACTCTGGCTTCCTGGAGACACTGAACCAACTCCTCAACTTACGCCTCACCCACGAGACCGTCCGCGGGGAACTGGTAGAGCGTGGCACCCCCTGGCTCTTCCTGCACCTCCATGAACCGGTGCCACTCCGACAGTATGACCTCAGCGGGGAGTGCCTGTGGGAGTTGCTGCTTCTGGCCATTACCGGAGGGCTGCTCTTCTACACTGTCTTTCGCTATCTCGAGGGGCCCTCACTACCGGTATTCATGCGGATCACCTACACCTTTTACGGCGCCCTTTACTTCGTCACTTTCGCTGTCGTTGTCGGAAGGCCCTACATCACGGAGTTAAGACGCTTCGCCGCCTGCTTTTACCGTGTGTACGACCCTCCTGAGCCTATCCACTTCTCAGCCATCACCTTCCCCAGCAGCAGCCTTCAGCCACTCCTGCAGCAGCTCAGTACTCTCCGCTGCTCCTTGTACTCGCCCTTCCACGAGGCTCTAGACCACATGGTGAACACCCTCGAGTGTCCTGGCTTCGTGGCCTCCCCATCCTTCGTCAGCTACGCCGTCAGGAACCCAGTTCCTTCCTGA
- the LOC135092227 gene encoding ficolin-1-like isoform X3: protein MKFLVVLAMGVAVAQASTTSPPAEENSCSGLKDDRSLLSSLLTVAGYSDTCVAAALDSCRTGREDVRNASLVEEAREVVQQVSAAVNKWESRPRHCKDLLDSGDSGSGLRQVYPYPGRPHHRVPVFCDHTVDGGGWTVFQRRTSDAVRQDFYRTWVEYQLGFGDLEGEFWLGLDLLHQLTSTTLQQLRIDLDDYEGEHRWAKYGFFHVGAPETKFRLSVGRFRGAYWYTNCHSSNLNGYQYVGSHSSYADGINWSHWKGQHYSLKRTSMMIRPAF, encoded by the exons ATGAAGTTCCTTGTGGTCCTCGCCATGGGCGTGGCCGTGGCCCAGGCAAGCACCACGTCTCCGCCCGCTGAGGAAAATAGCTGTTCAGGCCTCAAGGACGATCGCTCTCTTCTGTCCAGTCTGCTAACGGTCGCAGGCTACAGTGACACTTGCGTCGCCGCCGCCCTGGACTCCTGTAGGACTGGACGAGAGGACGTCCGAAACGCGTCCCTCGTGGAG GAGGCGAGGGAAGTGGTGCAGCAGGTGAGTGCTGCTGTAAACAAATGGGAGTCTCGGCCGCGTCACTGCAAGGACTTACTGGACTCCGGGGACAGCGGGAGCGGCCTGCGCCAGGTATACCCTTACCCTGGGCGACCCCACCACCGCGTGCCCGTGTTTTGTGACCACACCGTCGACGGCGGGGGATGGACCGTCTTCCAGCGGCGCACCAGTGATGCCGTCCGCCAAGATTTCTACCGCACTTGGGTCGAGTATCAGTTGGGCTTTGGTGACCTGGAGGGTGAATTCTGGCTGGGCCTTGACCTTCTGCACCAGCTGACCTCCACCACCCTGCAGCAGCTACGAATTGACCTGGACGATTACGAGGGAGAACATCGGTGGGCTAAGTATGGATTCTTCCACGTGGGCGCACCAGAGACCAAGTTCCGCCTCAGCGTTGGAAG ATTCCGAGGTGCGTATTGGTATACTAATTGCCACAGTTCTAACCTGAACGGCTACCAATATGTGGGCAGCCACTCCTCTTACGCCGATGGCATCAACTGGTCTCACTGGAAGGGCCAACACTACTCCCTGAAGCGAACGTCCATGATGATCCGCCCCGCCTTCTGA
- the LOC135092226 gene encoding microfibril-associated glycoprotein 4-like isoform X2, whose protein sequence is MKFLVVLAMGVAVAQASTTSPPAEENSCSGLKDDRSLLSSLLTVAGYSDTCVAAALDSCRTGREDVRHASLVEEAREVVQQVSAAVNKWESRPRHCKDLLDSGDSGSGLRQVYPYPGRPHHRVPVFCDHTVDGGGWTVFQRRTSDAVRQDFYRTWVEYQLGFGDLEGEFWLGLDLLHQLTSTTLQQLRIDLDDYEGEHRWAKYGFFHVGAPETKFRLSVGSGDAGDGLSDKSGSSFSTHDADNDTWDDNCAKKFRGAYWYTNCHRANLNGYQYEGNHTSYADGINWYDWKGHHYSLKRTSMMTRPAF, encoded by the exons ATGAAGTTCCTTGTGGTCCTCGCCATGGGCGTGGCCGTGGCCCAGGCAAGCACCACGTCTCCGCCCGCTGAGGAAAATAGCTGTTCAGGCCTCAAGGACGATCGCTCTCTTCTGTCCAGTCTGCTAACGGTCGCAGGCTACAGTGACACTTGCGTCGCCGCCGCCCTGGACTCCTGTAGGACTGGACGAGAGGACGTCCGCCACGCGTCCCTCGTGGAG GAGGCGAGGGAAGTGGTGCAGCAGGTGAGTGCTGCTGTAAACAAATGGGAGTCTCGGCCGCGTCACTGCAAGGACTTACTGGACTCCGGGGACAGCGGGAGCGGCCTGCGCCAGGTATACCCTTACCCTGGGCGACCCCACCACCGCGTGCCCGTGTTTTGTGACCACACCGTCGACGGCGGGGGATGGACCGTCTTCCAGCGGCGCACCAGTGATGCCGTCCGCCAAGATTTCTACCGCACTTGGGTCGAGTATCAGTTGGGCTTTGGTGACCTGGAGGGTGAATTCTGGCTGGGCCTTGACCTTCTGCACCAGCTGACCTCCACCACCCTGCAGCAGCTACGAATTGACCTGGACGATTACGAGGGAGAACATCGGTGGGCTAAGTATGGATTCTTCCACGTGGGCGCACCAGAGACCAAGTTCCGCCTCAGCGTTGGAAG CGGTGACGCAGGGGACGGCCTGTCTGACAAAAGCGGCAGCTCGTTCAGCACGCATGATGCTGACAACGACACGTGGGATGATAACTGTGCTAAAAA ATTCCGAGGTGCGTACTGGTATACTAATTGCCACAGAGCAAACCTGAACGGCTACCAGTATGAGGGCAACCACACCTCCTACGCCGATGGCATCAACTGGTATGATTGGAAGGGCCACCACTACTCCCTGAAGCGAACGTCCATGATGACCCGCCCCGCCTTCTGA
- the LOC135092229 gene encoding microfibril-associated glycoprotein 4-like: protein MKFLVLLTMGMAVAQASTTPPTVKENSCSGFKNDRSLLSSLLTVAGYSDTCVAALDSCRKGQEDSSHASLMEEAREVVQQVSAAVNKWESRPRHCKDLLDSGDSGSGLRQVYPYPGRPHHRVPVFCDHTVDGGGWTVFQRRTSDAVRQDFYRTWVEYQLGFGDLEGEFWLGLDLLHQLTSTTLQQLRIDLDDYEGGHRWAKYGFFHVGAPETKFRLSAGRYSGDAGDSLSGQSGVPFSTHDADNDKANDNCAQKYRGAFWYAACHRANLNGYQHVGNHTSFADGINWYDWKGHHYSLKRTSMMTRPAF from the exons ATGAAGTTCCTTGTGCTTCTCACCATGGGTATGGCCGTGGCCCAGGCAAGCACCACGCCTCCCACTGTTAAGGAGAATAGCTGTTCAGGCTTCAAGAACGATCGCTCCCTTCTGTCCAGTCTACTAACGGTTGCAGGATACAGTGACACTTGCGTTGCCGCTCTCGACTCCTGTAGGAAAGGACAAGAGGACAGCAGCCACGCATCCCTCATGGAG GAGGCGAGGGAAGTGGTGCAGCAGGTGAGTGCTGCTGTAAACAAATGGGAGTCTCGGCCACGTCACTGCAAGGACTTACTGGACTCCGGGGACAGCGGGAGCGGCCTGCGCCAGGTATACCCTTACCCTGGGCGACCCCACCACCGCGTGCCCGTGTTTTGTGACCACACCGTCGACGGCGGGGGATGGACCGTCTTCCAGCGGCGCACCAGTGATGCCGTCCGCCAAGATTTCTACCGCACTTGGGTCGAGTATCAGTTGGGCTTTGGTGACCTGGAGGGTGAATTCTGGCTGGGCCTTGACCTTCTGCACCAGCTGACCTCCACCACCCTGCAGCAGCTACGAATTGACCTAGACGATTACGAGGGAGGACATCGGTGGGCTAAGTATGGATTCTTCCACGTGGGCGCACCAGAGACCAAGTTCCGCCTCAGTGCTGGAAG gtACAGCGGCGACGCGGGGGACAGCCTATCAGGCCAGAGTGGCGTCCCATTCAGCACACATGATGCTGACAACGACAAGGCAAACGACAACTGCGCCCAAAA ATACCGGGGAGCTTTTTGGTATGCTGCTTGCCACAGAGCAAACCTGAATGGCTACCAGCATGTGGGCAACCACACCTCCTTCGCCGATGGCATCAACTGGTATGATTGGAAGGGCCACCACTACTCCCTGAAGCGAACGTCCATGATGACCCGCCCCGCCTTCTGA
- the LOC135092226 gene encoding microfibril-associated glycoprotein 4-like isoform X1: protein MKFLVVLAMGVAVAQASTTSPPAEENSCSGLKDDRSLLSSLLTVAGYSDTCVAAALDSCRTGREDVRHASLVEEAREVVQQVSAAVNKWESRPRHCKDLLDSGDSGSGLRQVYPYPGRPHHRVPVFCDHTVDGGGWTVFQRRTSDAVRQDFYRTWVEYQLGFGDLEGEFWLGLDLLHQLTSTTLQQLRIDLDDYEGEHRWAKYGFFHVGAPETKFRLSVGRYSGDAGDGLSDKSGSSFSTHDADNDTWDDNCAKKFRGAYWYTNCHRANLNGYQYEGNHTSYADGINWYDWKGHHYSLKRTSMMTRPAF from the exons ATGAAGTTCCTTGTGGTCCTCGCCATGGGCGTGGCCGTGGCCCAGGCAAGCACCACGTCTCCGCCCGCTGAGGAAAATAGCTGTTCAGGCCTCAAGGACGATCGCTCTCTTCTGTCCAGTCTGCTAACGGTCGCAGGCTACAGTGACACTTGCGTCGCCGCCGCCCTGGACTCCTGTAGGACTGGACGAGAGGACGTCCGCCACGCGTCCCTCGTGGAG GAGGCGAGGGAAGTGGTGCAGCAGGTGAGTGCTGCTGTAAACAAATGGGAGTCTCGGCCGCGTCACTGCAAGGACTTACTGGACTCCGGGGACAGCGGGAGCGGCCTGCGCCAGGTATACCCTTACCCTGGGCGACCCCACCACCGCGTGCCCGTGTTTTGTGACCACACCGTCGACGGCGGGGGATGGACCGTCTTCCAGCGGCGCACCAGTGATGCCGTCCGCCAAGATTTCTACCGCACTTGGGTCGAGTATCAGTTGGGCTTTGGTGACCTGGAGGGTGAATTCTGGCTGGGCCTTGACCTTCTGCACCAGCTGACCTCCACCACCCTGCAGCAGCTACGAATTGACCTGGACGATTACGAGGGAGAACATCGGTGGGCTAAGTATGGATTCTTCCACGTGGGCGCACCAGAGACCAAGTTCCGCCTCAGCGTTGGAAG gTACAGCGGTGACGCAGGGGACGGCCTGTCTGACAAAAGCGGCAGCTCGTTCAGCACGCATGATGCTGACAACGACACGTGGGATGATAACTGTGCTAAAAA ATTCCGAGGTGCGTACTGGTATACTAATTGCCACAGAGCAAACCTGAACGGCTACCAGTATGAGGGCAACCACACCTCCTACGCCGATGGCATCAACTGGTATGATTGGAAGGGCCACCACTACTCCCTGAAGCGAACGTCCATGATGACCCGCCCCGCCTTCTGA
- the LOC135092227 gene encoding microfibril-associated glycoprotein 4-like isoform X1, whose product MKFLVVLAMGVAVAQASTTSPPAEENSCSGLKDDRSLLSSLLTVAGYSDTCVAAALDSCRTGREDVRNASLVEEAREVVQQVSAAVNKWESRPRHCKDLLDSGDSGSGLRQVYPYPGRPHHRVPVFCDHTVDGGGWTVFQRRTSDAVRQDFYRTWVEYQLGFGDLEGEFWLGLDLLHQLTSTTLQQLRIDLDDYEGEHRWAKYGFFHVGAPETKFRLSVGRYSGDARDGLSMKSGSSFSTHDADNDKWTDNCAKKFRGAYWYTNCHSSNLNGYQYVGSHSSYADGINWSHWKGQHYSLKRTSMMIRPAF is encoded by the exons ATGAAGTTCCTTGTGGTCCTCGCCATGGGCGTGGCCGTGGCCCAGGCAAGCACCACGTCTCCGCCCGCTGAGGAAAATAGCTGTTCAGGCCTCAAGGACGATCGCTCTCTTCTGTCCAGTCTGCTAACGGTCGCAGGCTACAGTGACACTTGCGTCGCCGCCGCCCTGGACTCCTGTAGGACTGGACGAGAGGACGTCCGAAACGCGTCCCTCGTGGAG GAGGCGAGGGAAGTGGTGCAGCAGGTGAGTGCTGCTGTAAACAAATGGGAGTCTCGGCCGCGTCACTGCAAGGACTTACTGGACTCCGGGGACAGCGGGAGCGGCCTGCGCCAGGTATACCCTTACCCTGGGCGACCCCACCACCGCGTGCCCGTGTTTTGTGACCACACCGTCGACGGCGGGGGATGGACCGTCTTCCAGCGGCGCACCAGTGATGCCGTCCGCCAAGATTTCTACCGCACTTGGGTCGAGTATCAGTTGGGCTTTGGTGACCTGGAGGGTGAATTCTGGCTGGGCCTTGACCTTCTGCACCAGCTGACCTCCACCACCCTGCAGCAGCTACGAATTGACCTGGACGATTACGAGGGAGAACATCGGTGGGCTAAGTATGGATTCTTCCACGTGGGCGCACCAGAGACCAAGTTCCGCCTCAGCGTTGGAAG gTACAGCGGTGACGCAAGGGACGGCCTCTCTATGAAAAGCGGCTCTTCGTTCAGCACGCATGATGCTGACAACGACAAGTGGACTGATAACTGTGCTAAAAA ATTCCGAGGTGCGTATTGGTATACTAATTGCCACAGTTCTAACCTGAACGGCTACCAATATGTGGGCAGCCACTCCTCTTACGCCGATGGCATCAACTGGTCTCACTGGAAGGGCCAACACTACTCCCTGAAGCGAACGTCCATGATGATCCGCCCCGCCTTCTGA
- the LOC135092227 gene encoding microfibril-associated glycoprotein 4-like isoform X2 — MKFLVVLAMGVAVAQASTTSPPAEENSCSGLKDDRSLLSSLLTVAGYSDTCVAAALDSCRTGREDVRNASLVEEAREVVQQVSAAVNKWESRPRHCKDLLDSGDSGSGLRQVYPYPGRPHHRVPVFCDHTVDGGGWTVFQRRTSDAVRQDFYRTWVEYQLGFGDLEGEFWLGLDLLHQLTSTTLQQLRIDLDDYEGEHRWAKYGFFHVGAPETKFRLSVGSGDARDGLSMKSGSSFSTHDADNDKWTDNCAKKFRGAYWYTNCHSSNLNGYQYVGSHSSYADGINWSHWKGQHYSLKRTSMMIRPAF, encoded by the exons ATGAAGTTCCTTGTGGTCCTCGCCATGGGCGTGGCCGTGGCCCAGGCAAGCACCACGTCTCCGCCCGCTGAGGAAAATAGCTGTTCAGGCCTCAAGGACGATCGCTCTCTTCTGTCCAGTCTGCTAACGGTCGCAGGCTACAGTGACACTTGCGTCGCCGCCGCCCTGGACTCCTGTAGGACTGGACGAGAGGACGTCCGAAACGCGTCCCTCGTGGAG GAGGCGAGGGAAGTGGTGCAGCAGGTGAGTGCTGCTGTAAACAAATGGGAGTCTCGGCCGCGTCACTGCAAGGACTTACTGGACTCCGGGGACAGCGGGAGCGGCCTGCGCCAGGTATACCCTTACCCTGGGCGACCCCACCACCGCGTGCCCGTGTTTTGTGACCACACCGTCGACGGCGGGGGATGGACCGTCTTCCAGCGGCGCACCAGTGATGCCGTCCGCCAAGATTTCTACCGCACTTGGGTCGAGTATCAGTTGGGCTTTGGTGACCTGGAGGGTGAATTCTGGCTGGGCCTTGACCTTCTGCACCAGCTGACCTCCACCACCCTGCAGCAGCTACGAATTGACCTGGACGATTACGAGGGAGAACATCGGTGGGCTAAGTATGGATTCTTCCACGTGGGCGCACCAGAGACCAAGTTCCGCCTCAGCGTTGGAAG CGGTGACGCAAGGGACGGCCTCTCTATGAAAAGCGGCTCTTCGTTCAGCACGCATGATGCTGACAACGACAAGTGGACTGATAACTGTGCTAAAAA ATTCCGAGGTGCGTATTGGTATACTAATTGCCACAGTTCTAACCTGAACGGCTACCAATATGTGGGCAGCCACTCCTCTTACGCCGATGGCATCAACTGGTCTCACTGGAAGGGCCAACACTACTCCCTGAAGCGAACGTCCATGATGATCCGCCCCGCCTTCTGA